The following coding sequences lie in one Trichoderma breve strain T069 chromosome 1, whole genome shotgun sequence genomic window:
- a CDS encoding cytochrome b5-like heme/Steroid binding domain-containing protein, with protein MSEPTASAAKVQAAAFPDGTTDYVPLRSNAKYDPKKVHISDLPMTWGNWYKHINWLNAIFIVFIPLAGFVSSYWVPLHLSTAIFSVIYYFNTGLGITAGYHRLWAHSSYKATLPLRIYLAAVGAGAVEGSIRWWSRGHRSHHRYTDTDKDPYSVRKGLLYSHMGWMLFKQNPKRIGRCDISDLNEDSIVVWQHRNYLKCVIFMGLVFPTMFCGLMFDDWLGGFVYAGILRICFVQQATFCVNSLAHWLGDQPFDDRNSPRDHVITALVTLGEGYHNFHHEFPADYRNAIEWWQYDPTKWMIVFWKWTGLAYDLKQFRANEIEKGRVQQLQKKLDQKRATLDWGTPLEQLPVVDWDDFVADSKNGKALVAIAGVIHDVGNFIRDHPGGKALISSAIGKDATAIFNGGVYNHSNAAHNLLSTMRVGVLRGGCEVEIWKRAQFENKDVTYINDSAGQRIVRAGSQVTKVAQPVASADAA; from the exons ATGTCCGAACCCACAGCCTCGGCCGCAAAGGTCCAGGCGGCAGCTTTCCCAGATGGCACAACCGACTATGTGCCTCTGCGGTCTAACGCCAAGTACGATCCCAAGAAGGTGCACATTTCCGACCTGCCCATGACCTGGGGCAACTGGTACAAGCACATCAACTGGCTCaacgccatcttcatcgtcttcatcccGCTGGCCGGTTTTGTCTCCTCCTACTGGGTGCCTCTGCACCTTtccaccgccatcttctctgtCATCTACTACTTTAACACTGGCCTGGGCATCACAGCTG GCTACCACCGTCTCTGGGCTCACTCCTCATACAAGGCCACTCTCCCTCTGAGAATCTACCTCGCTGCCGTTGGAGCTGGTGCCGTCGAGGGCTCCATCCGCTGGTGGTCAAGAGGCCACCGCTCTCACCACCGATACACAGACACCGACAAGGACCCCTACTCCGTCCGCAAGGGTCTCCTGTACTCCCACATGGGCTGGATGCTGTTCAAGCAGAACCCCAAGCGCATCGGCCGCTGCGACATTAGCGACCTCAACGAGGACAGCATCGTTGTCTGGCAGCACCGCAACTACCTCAAGTGCGTCATCTTCATGGGCCTCGTCTTCCCCACCATGTTCTGTGGCCTCATGTTCGACGACTGGCTGGGTGGCTTCGTCTACGCCGGCATCCTGCGCATCTGCTTCGTCCAGCAGGCCACCTTCTGCGTCAACTCCCTGGCCCACTGGCTCGGCGACCAGCCCTTTGACGACCGCAACTCACCCCGTGACCACGTCATCACCGCGCTCGTCACCCTCGGCGAGGGTTACCACAACTTCCACCACGAGTTCCCGGCCGATTACCGAAACGCCATTGAGTGGTGGCAGTACGACCCTACCAAGTGGATGATTGTCTTCTGGAAGTGGACTGGCCTGGCCTACGACCTGAAGCAGTTCCGCGCCAACGAGATCGAAAAGGGCCGtgtccagcagctccagaagaagctcgacCAGAAGCGTGCCACCCTCGACTGGGGTACTccccttgagcagctcccCGTTGTCGACTGGGATGACTTCGTCGCCGACTCCAAGAACGGAAAGGCCCTCGTGGCCATTGCTGGTGTTATCCACGACGTCGGCAACTTCATCCGCGATCACCCCGGTGGCAAGGCCCTGATTTCCTCCGCCATCGGCAAGGACGCCAcggccatcttcaacggcGGTGTCTACAACCACTCCAACGCCGCCCACAACCTGCTGTCCACTATGCGTGTCGGTGTCCTCCGCGGCGGCTGCGAGGTCGAGATCTGGAAGCGTGCTCAGTTCGAGAACAAGGACGTCACCTACATCAACGACTCTGCCGGCCAGCGCATCGTCCGTGCTGGCTCCCAGGTCACCAAGGTCGCCCAGCCCGTTGCCAGCGCCGACGCTGCTTAA